CAACACCCCACCGCACCCCAAAAAAATACAAAggaacagaaaaacaaaagagactTTTTTCCTTGAGACAACATATAATACAATTATCCTGTTTGAACTTTCAGTAATTTAAACTGCCCAAGTGAAGGCAGGGCCAGAAAACTAAGACGGGGTGCTTTCTAAACTGTGAATAATTAGCAATTAAATTAGCGATCAATATACTTAGATATGAACCTTGGTTTAATTTCAAGTCACGGGGCAACATTATTAACTGCCAAGCAATCTGCAAGCAAATGTAAAGAACGCAAGTAAACCAACATTCTAAATGTCATGGGAAGAATCTACCCTGTCACGattaggaaaaaatgaaaaaggaacgAAAAACAAACCATGAAAGGAAACAGCAACCAAGCAAAGATATGGGAAGCGAAAGAAACAGCTTTAACCGAGAATTCAGAGATCTAAAACTAAAAAAGAGTTGCCTATAGTTGGAATTCATGTGCCAAAAAATGTGGTATTCTCGTTTTATAACTAGGATGTTACATCTCTCGTCAATATCCAATGAACATAGAAAAGCTCCTACAAACTGATGCCGTATATTTCAAAATCTCTTAAACTTTAATTCTCATAAAAAGATAGGAGCCATCACAAGGGTTATTGTTGCAAGCATTTTGATTAGTACATGCAGAGAAGGTCCGGCTGTATCTTTGAATGGGTCTCCTACCCTGCAAACACAAAAGAAATTGTAAGTACTGTGCAGCACGGCCGTATAATTTTGTTAACTTAAGAGAAGATCTATTGTCATGACTCAAGAGAATTTAGAACAATTAtgcaagcaaaagaaaaaaatgaatgcATATAACAGAGCTGCATCAATGACCTGTGAGTAATACGACTCTACAAACACTGGAAACTATGTTGCTCGGATCCTTCAAAAATAGTCACACCCATGTCGTATCTTccagaaatatttggaagatctGACATCGGCGCAGCCGTCATTCTCAAAGGATCGAAACAACATAGCTTGAGAACATATGAATGGTCTAACCACACTTACGTGTCTCCTGTAACTGCTGCTTTGTGGGTGTCACTCCCCTTGCCTCCAAGAGCGCCTGTTTCTATGTACTTCTTTGCATTATCCCAGGCTCCACCAGCAGTGTTGAGGAAAAGAGCCATAAGAATACCAGAAACTGTGGCAAACATCAACATGGACGCTACAACTTTAGCCCCAAGAAGAGGATGTCCCGTGTAGTAGCCcaaaatgcggaaaagaaaacCTGTACAGAGACCAAGATGAACACAATAGACTCAAAATACTATACTGAGATCAAAGAAGATTATGAAAACACAAACTTGAAAGCACAATTAAGAATTAGAATTTGCAGGTACGTGTGCACAAAAGGAGAATAAACAGATTGTAAAGAATTCTCCCTCAGATTATACTTATAATGTGGTGGAGGGCGCCAAAGATAAACTACAGAGTGCAGATACAATAGACGTAACCTAACAGGAACGATGAGAAAATAATTGACAATGTACTATATTCAGGTAACATATAGTACTGTCACTGCTGAGGAAAATAATCAACAGAGAATCACGCGATGTGGTGAACGCATAGAATTTGGACAAGTGTAGATGTTTCAGCAGAAAGACGTGCAAGGTAAGATTTGTACAGATGTAGATGCTCACTGATATCACTTAGTGATTAGCAAAACTCCCATTTCTCAGTGATACCTCACCTCACAACACCCCTTTTGCAATTCTAAGCTAGTTGTTACTTTGCAATATCAAGTGGCTAAGCTTCCACAAAATGAACATGTGGGAATAACTGAAAACACAAACAagtaataaaaggaaaaaaaaaaaagataaaaaagaccTGATGATGTGATTCAAAGAGAGTTAAAGTAGCAGATAATTTACCCAGACACTCCACAGAAAATGCAAGCAGATGCATCTAAGAGCACATACATGAGAAGATTAACGAACTGATTGAATAAATCCATGACAAAGATTATATCAGAAGGCAAATTTAGACAAGACTTAAAAGTTCAGACAAAGAGTTCTAAAGGACCAAACACAGTTGACCTAGGTTTTAGCAGGAAAACAGTTATCGTAAAGCATGAAGAAAATGATTAACGAGTGCAAGACTCACCAACAACCGCGGGGGATATGATAGCTAGGGCTCCAGGTTTAATCATCTCCCTCAAAGATGCAGATGCAACAATGGACACACATCGACCATAATCTGGCTTCTCCTTGTAGTCCTGCCACCAGTAAAAGTAACATCAATTAACTTCAGTCTCTCCATGAGTATTCTGCAATGCAAGTAAACCTTCTGAACGGTAACACTACTAACCATGATCCCTGGCCTCTCAATAAACTGTCTTCTTACTTCATTGACTACTTCTTGAGCAGTTCGACCAACAGCCGAACAGGCCCATGCACTGAACAGAAAGATGAGCATAGATCCCAGTAATCCCCCAACAAATACTTCAGGTATCGCTATGTCAAcctgcatattaattaaatattattagtCCTGCACCAGAAAGTTAATGTAATTAAAGAAAAAGGCCAAAAAGAAAGTCAAAGCAATTCCGTACCTGCTTGAAGGGTTCCTGGGCAAATGCAGCTACCTCATCCATATAGGCACTGAACAGGAGAAAGGATGCAAGTGCTGCAGATCCAATTGCAAATCCTTTGGTAGTAGCTTTCGTAGTGTTCCCAACAGCATCAAGAACATCAGTGATCTCACGAACACTCTCGGGCTGTACACAAAAAAGCTTAGTGAACTTACCAAGCCAATAAAAGATTAAGAGGGGAAAAAAAGTCATGACCTAATGCTTTAGCTCAGAAGCATTAAAATCACCTGTTGGCTCATCTCAACAATTCCACCAGCATTATCAGCTATTGGACCAAACATATCCATGGTGAGAACATATGCTGCTGTACTAAGCATTCCCATAGTTGCTACAGCAGTACCAAACAACCCCCCAGTTGGGTTTCCAGCCTCGTCTATCAATCCCGAAGTGCGACCAAGCCAGAAAGCAGAAACAATAGCCAAGCTTATGACAAGGACAGGTAGAGCTGTGGATTCCAGACCTAAACTAACACCCGCAATTATGTTCGTTCCATGACCAGTGGAGCTAGCAAGGGCTAAGGTACGCACAGGCTCATATTTGTAGTCAGTGTAGTACTTTGATATCCAAACAAAGGCATAAGCAGTTACAATTCCAACCAGACCGCACAAAGCAAAATTCAACCAAGCAGAAGGCGCCTGTTCAGTATATAGTAACCACCGTGTGGACTGCAAATGCAATGAAAACTATTAGCAGAGAAAACACACTGAAAGTCATGTAACTAATAGGAGAAAAAATGGTGGATAATGTTCCAAGGAAAATAAAACTTTACCAAACCAAATGTCAGAACAGCTAACAATATTGTCACCGAGTACCCTTTTTCAAGAGTTTTCATGGGATCCTCTACAGTGCCAATTACTCCAGATTCCCTTTTGTTCCGGATAGAGAATATGCCAACAGATGATACAACCAGGTCGAAAGAATGAACAACTAGAGGAAACAGAATAAAGCCAGATGGATCTGCAGAAGAAATCAACATATATTAGATAAAACAGAAAACTGCAAGGAAACAGCAGATCACATAGGAGGCATCACATATAATGAGATCATTTCTAGGAACAGAAGTATTCAGCTACATCAAGAGGAAAGATAGTCATcattttatatacatatatttctACTAACTAGTCGTTCCTGAAGCTCACAAAAGCTCAAGAGGGCGCTTCATGTCGCTTAAGGTGCGCTTCGGTGTAGGCAAGGCACTAAGGGCATGCGTCTCATTGTTCATGAGTTCTATCTTGAATCACGCAGTACTAAACAATAAATATAATTGACAAAGAGATGTAGTAATTGTTGAGGAAAACATTAAGAATGAGTTTGTTACTTTTTTCCTATATTAAGTatacattttaaattttttttttcttcatagtGCTTTTTTTACTAAAGCCCATACTTTAACTGcactttgcgcttaaagccccaatagATATGGAGCGTTTTAAAGCTTTTCGCCTTTGAAACATTGCTAGTGAAACAAACATATAACAAGCATAACTGAGAATCATGTTCTGGGTGAAGTTCTCTACTTTTTGTACACAAGTTGTATGCGGAGATTTTTCCTACCACATCAATAAATCACCATCgaaaaaattctaaaaaataagCCTTTAAAGGTGGGAAATTGATGCAGTTTCATTCTGTCTAGTGACTACCATACAACTACAACAACTATGCCTCAGCCCCAAGCTAGTTCATGTCGGCTTCATGAATCCTCACCCTCCTTCCCACTCCATTTGGATACAAAATCCTCACTTTCTACTCTCTACTATAGTTAATAAAAATACTAAGAGCTCATTTATGGTACCTGGAGTCCGCAGTTTCAATCGACAACACAGTGGGGTAATAACAGCCAATTAAGCTAAGCTGCAGCTGTTATCCAATTTAAGATGAAAAAACTTAACCGTGGGAGAAACAACACTTTAAGACAATTATCGTTACAAGACCTTTTCTCCCCCACACTATAATTAGCAGCATCTCCAACAGTTTTGTCAAAGGCACACTATCGCGCAGCTTAGCAGTGCTTCGGCGAAGGCACTAAGTTGATGACATGTGCATCTTACCCAAAACAACCCACCAACAGCTCTGTGCTCACTAAATCACGTGTTTTAATTGCATTTGCTCTCAAACACCTATAACTCCACTGACTTCAGCGCTTTTGGGGGCTTTTTGGGTTGTACAGCACTG
The nucleotide sequence above comes from Nicotiana tabacum cultivar K326 chromosome 12, ASM71507v2, whole genome shotgun sequence. Encoded proteins:
- the LOC107799531 gene encoding pyrophosphate-energized membrane proton pump 3 isoform X2, with the protein product MALLLGLVIFAIYLFRNTTPQQESSGLGRATSAYITVAAFLFGALCSGVAGYVGMWVSVRANVRVSSAARRSAREALQIAVRAGGFSALVVVGMAVMGVAILYAILYVWLGVDSPGAMKSTDLPLLLVGYGFGASFVALFAQLGGGIFTKAADVGADLVGKVEQGIPEDDPRNPAVIADLVGDNVGDCAARGADLFESIAAEIISAMILGGTMAKHCKIEDPSGFILFPLVVHSFDLVVSSVGIFSIRNKRESGVIGTVEDPMKTLEKGYSVTILLAVLTFGLSTRWLLYTEQAPSAWLNFALCGLVGIVTAYAFVWISKYYTDYKYEPVRTLALASSTGHGTNIIAGVSLGLESTALPVLVISLAIVSAFWLGRTSGLIDEAGNPTGGLFGTAVATMGMLSTAAYVLTMDMFGPIADNAGGIVEMSQQPESVREITDVLDAVGNTTKATTKGFAIGSAALASFLLFSAYMDEVAAFAQEPFKQVDIAIPEVFVGGLLGSMLIFLFSAWACSAVGRTAQEVVNEVRRQFIERPGIMDYKEKPDYGRCVSIVASASLREMIKPGALAIISPAVVGFLFRILGYYTGHPLLGAKVVASMLMFATVSGILMALFLNTAGGAWDNAKKYIETGALGGKGSDTHKAAVTGDTVGDPFKDTAGPSLHVLIKMLATITLVMAPIFL
- the LOC107799531 gene encoding pyrophosphate-energized membrane proton pump 3 isoform X1 — translated: MDDDMEGGNLGPYQDRPRTFPSMKSKAYTPWIFRVLTRINVRVLLVLLLVCFGAIFYIGASTSPIIVFVFSVCIISFFVSIYLTKWVLAKDEGPPEMSEISDAIRDGAEGFFRTQYGTISKMALLLGLVIFAIYLFRNTTPQQESSGLGRATSAYITVAAFLFGALCSGVAGYVGMWVSVRANVRVSSAARRSAREALQIAVRAGGFSALVVVGMAVMGVAILYAILYVWLGVDSPGAMKSTDLPLLLVGYGFGASFVALFAQLGGGIFTKAADVGADLVGKVEQGIPEDDPRNPAVIADLVGDNVGDCAARGADLFESIAAEIISAMILGGTMAKHCKIEDPSGFILFPLVVHSFDLVVSSVGIFSIRNKRESGVIGTVEDPMKTLEKGYSVTILLAVLTFGLSTRWLLYTEQAPSAWLNFALCGLVGIVTAYAFVWISKYYTDYKYEPVRTLALASSTGHGTNIIAGVSLGLESTALPVLVISLAIVSAFWLGRTSGLIDEAGNPTGGLFGTAVATMGMLSTAAYVLTMDMFGPIADNAGGIVEMSQQPESVREITDVLDAVGNTTKATTKGFAIGSAALASFLLFSAYMDEVAAFAQEPFKQVDIAIPEVFVGGLLGSMLIFLFSAWACSAVGRTAQEVVNEVRRQFIERPGIMDYKEKPDYGRCVSIVASASLREMIKPGALAIISPAVVGFLFRILGYYTGHPLLGAKVVASMLMFATVSGILMALFLNTAGGAWDNAKKYIETGALGGKGSDTHKAAVTGDTVGDPFKDTAGPSLHVLIKMLATITLVMAPIFL